A segment of the Labrus bergylta chromosome 11, fLabBer1.1, whole genome shotgun sequence genome:
ATTCCTGTTTAAAATCTTGCAGCACTCAACCAAGCCTAATGAGGTATTGATTTAGTGTTGAAGCCCTCCTGGATGAACGCatgatttttttatgtgatttaTAATTGGTATGAAAATTTTTGAATTAACATTGTATGTTTATGATAACGAAGGCTCACCCTGTCCAGACTCATACTGGTTGACTGTCAGCTGGTCTGGCAGGATGTTGATGTGTGCTTTCTTCACACATCGCTCCAGGAAAGGAAGACACTCCTGAGGAATACCTGGATgcatacaaagacacacaaaccaaacactCATTAGCTCCTTTGTTACTTTATTTCTAAATGTCATTGTCAATATCTGTATAatgatgtaacagtttgtctgCATGTAACCAAGAGAACCAGGCTTTATGTGCACAGTTCACAATCTTTTGACCAAGAGGaaacctcaggtgttgaaaaatgaagccaaagtggAAGTGTAAAAAACGGCAGTTCATCgtttgtccacttgaggctggctgcaaaagccccagGAGTCACATACGcacccattttaaaatgttcattttaaacagaagaaataaatatgtttagAGCCTGattcaaaaaataattttggtctgaatagttcATGTCCTTATAAGGACACACTCTGGTCGGGGGTTGAATTATTTCCAtaacaaatctgtttttaaggAGAGTTATGCATAATAGGAGACATGACTGTTATGGCTGCAAAAtaagcagcacaaacacaactcCAAGGCCACCAGCACTAACGTAAAAGACACCACTGAGGATTCCACAGAAAAGCATGCAGTGTCACTAAATGAAAGAATTGTAATCACTGATTGAGTTATTGCAAGAACAGTCAAATATATAATTTGATCTATAAAACCCTgattgtaaaatataaaacatgtaaaaacattttttttaaaagaaagaaaactcaCCTGAAGCTAAGGGCTTGTCCTTATCAACGTTGTTCGTGTCGTAGCGAAATTCAAACCCGtaatgtttgacttttctgtGCTTCAGAGATTTTTGAGCTGAAAGTCATTTGAACGAAGTTAGCAAAGCAGATGAACAAAAATCTCTAAATGTTTTGGATTCAGTGTTTAGGAAGCTACCTGTTAAATGTAATACACCATACAAGCAGTTACTCCACTCTAAAGctacaatatgtaacttttcctaccttaaaaaaaattgtttcaaaGATCGATTTAATAGCAAAACGACTTTTAAAAGtgagaatggcgtctctcccATGTCCATAGCTCGGCCCGATCACCCGTTTACTGCGCTGTTTAACTTTGGCAGCGGGACGAGGTCATCTCGTGGGAAGAGCATACGGCTTTATGGTGCTAGTTCACAAATCAGGGGAAGGGGAGGCATAACAGCACTACTGCatttgcactcagagaccttcagtggGCGCCAAAGCAAACCAAACCCAATTcgtacatattgttgctttaaatgaaGTGCACCATTAAATATTTCTCGTTTgatatgttttaatatttgcaATTATATCAGTTTGTCAACATACCTTGCAAACTACCTGAATGCCTTGCAGAcacgtttttttaaacattgatgCACTACACTGATGTAGGTTGAGTTTTAAAGACCCTCACCAGAGACATCATCATTTGTAGACGACCAGTCAACAGCAGCGAGCAACAGATCCTCTTCATCTTGGGACACAAAATCTTCCACCAAGGTTAATCCCTCCGGCAATGAAACAGACGCCTCCTCCTCACAAGTTACTgcatacaaagaaaaatgaatgtatATTATATGTTATCCAACCTAGTTTTGAAAAGTAAGGCAAACAAAGATTTCTTTTACCTGAGTGGACATAACTAAGGTAGAGTGTGACACTGTTCTCTCCACATTGCAGCTTCTGCCCGTTGAGGTGGACGTACGCTTTCTGAGCGTTCTCTTCAGACCTGGAAACAGAAAGACAATAACAAAGGGATGTTTTGAATGTTGAAAATAACTTCTCAATGTGTTCAACCAGAGTTCAAGCAGCACCTGTATGTTACAAAAGCAAAAGGCTTTTTAGGGTGCATGAGAAGCGTCTCCAGCTCTCCCATCTCTTTCAGCGCTGACAGCAGCTCCTCTCGACTAACGCCATTCCCCAGGCCGCCGTTAGCCACCACCAAATTCTGCAGCAAGAGAGAAGCAGATGGTTTAAGACGGGTCAGTTTAAGATGCATGACTTCTAGGCTGAGGGTAGTTTTTTTCCCTCAATACTGCTGTGCTCTGCCTCATATTGAAGACACAAACTCAAGTTCGCCTGAGTGAAAAGCTTCTTCTCATGATACAAACACATATCTGaacaaattatatttttattgtacCTTTCAAGTATGGGTTTGTCCCTGTGTTACATGTCTTCTGGGATACAGCAGTACCATGTGAATGTGAGTCAAtgctttctctctgctctgtcatattttcagtctgttttccGAGGCACATTctgacaaacacattcaaatcgACCCAAAGTTTAAGGTAGTTGAATTTAATTTTACAAAgaaggttttgtgtgtgtgctcattttTAGTAGACTTTTATGGAACTAAAACGAgctcaaatatatttcaataagTTAGACAACCATGCAAGCCGCGTCATAAACTAAACACGCATTCAATTTGAGTAGAAATGTAGATATTATTGTAATGTATGGAGTCtggtttggtaaaaaaaaaaaaagctccgtTCTGTTCGCagctgtcacttcctgtttattaaaagtgtttgtgtttgttacttCCGGTACCTTGGTGGGCTGCGATGTGGTGGTGATGCCTTCATGTTTTAAGAGAGTGTAACTgacttttatttgtcttttaagaattttcttttcctctttgctCCTTCTTATTCCATTCACGTTGTTTTCCACACTAGGGTCCATGGTGCGTCGTGTTATTTTGTTCGGGTGCAACGAGCACAACACACAATATAGTTCCTGAAGATAGTTCCGTACCGCTGCACCAGCCAGCACCCCCCTCCTGTTTATGGTTGGACGACTTCAACGCAAATCAAAAATTACATTTGATGAAAGCACGTTGTTTACTGCGCTGATAGTATAGTTGTTTTTGCTAAAATTTTGTTAAAATGTCCTGGGAAAAAAACGTTTATTTTAAGCCtcatgctctttagtgtgtagTGTCCTCCTCAAATCACAGGAAATATTATCAAAAGTGTTACTCAGAAGTCAAGATTAAAACGTATTGTCATGGAGCACTGTGTTGtatttcaatacatttttttcatgtctGTCAGCCTGTTGGATattaaacatacatttaaaaaaaaaaataatttaaatgctTCAAACTAAAATGTACTTGCACTGAATACCACATCTTATTCCTCTTCCTTTACCTGTATCACAATAAGAAGAAAATGGTTCCCAAATAATTTCTATTGTGACCGTCTTTGAAAACTGGATGTTtcagattaaaagaaaaacttttctACTGTTAAAATTAATCTTAAATTCTTAATTTGTCACTCAGCAATGTGTAAGattttagttctttttttttttttttttactttccattTCCTTTCCTTGCCAGCCCATTGTTGGGCTGTGCTACATATCTATAGTAGCATGCTAATGAtaggatttctctttttttaggATTACTCTCtctttaatgttaatgtttgtcCCATGCTTTACCCTGTGGCTCCATCATATTGGACCTAAACCCTGGTGGAAAATCCACGCTACATGCCTTTCTTAATCTCCCAAACAAAAGGCAGACAAAAATGCTCCAGGGATCATATAGGCCCTGCTAACTTGATACTAAGAGATAAAATAGAAGTATATGTGCTGACTATCCTGGTGGAGACTGTTTGGCATTCCATTTTCATCCATTTTATTCATCCATCATCAGACTGCACTTTCATTTTGGCAAGTGAGGATGATCCTGTAAAACCTGAGAATGTAAAAGTATAAACACAGTTGGCTTTTTGGCTCCAGTTTTATGCATCAATAACAACCAAACATACTGTAATATatctgttttggttttggtGCAGTGTCATGGTTTCAGTTCCCTGTCTACCCTTGTCCCTCCACCCACAAAATAGCTCCAATCCTGCGTGTAAACTCCTTTAAAGCCAGATTAATGACTTCTCTGTGGGTTTGAGCATGTGTTCCAGCAAGCACGTAGacatttttgtatgtgtttaGGAGCATgagacatttgtgtgtgtttgtgcattaaTACAGGGGTGTTGTGTAATGAAGCCCTCACCTGTCCACAGCCATCTTGGTAATTACAGTGCCAGGCTGGGCTGCCGGCCAGTGGTAACCCTTCATCGTTTTAACAGCATGCTTAGTTTGGTGTGCAAAACAACAGGTGGTTGGACAGGGGACCATGGCTGCTCTCTGTGACATGAACACAACCCTTAGCTCCATATTGTTTTTCAAAACAGTCTAATCTTCACTCCCTTATGAACATGGGATGATAACCATGGAAATCCACTCGATTCATTTGTTGGTGAATTAATCAGGATTTTCAGACATTGTACTTTGGGACAGTCTACAGAATACTTAAAAAATTCATTGAAAATGgggaatatttatttatttaaaggcagggaTCAATTGTGCTTTCATTTTATTCTACTTTCTGTGTTCTTGACTCCCTTGAGTTTATTGTTGTTGCAAACAATGTCTCCAGCAGCACATTTAAAAGCTGCTCTTGAGCTTTCAAAGAAGTCACTCTATCTTACCATGAAGTAGTGACTTTAACTTTAAAGCCTCTGGTCCAAGTTTTCTGGAAACCTGAGATTCAAAGTTAACTTTTGACCTTGGAAACAGCAGTTGAGAAAACAATCTTACCATAAAGTCCATCTGGTAGCTGATGAATGATACATCTTCTAATGAACCTTACGTGACATGATCGAGAGTTGGACCATGTGGTGAGATCTGATTCTAGACTAACTTTGTTCCGCATCTAATGAACAATGAATGTGGGCGAAGGGTTGTCGCTGTCCCAAAAAGTCTCTTTGAGGTTATGAACAGGCTTAGGAAGATATTTCCCTTGCTATTTGACCAAGGGCAGCCTCGCTTCACACATCAGCCAAGCCGTAACAGCACCATAACAGTGACAACTAAAGTGGGACCACTTGTGTACCATGAGGCACGCCATCACCCTTTAGAATGCAGGGCCAGTATCCAGAGGCTAAACTCATGTTGCTGCTATGCATTCTAATTAGCTGCATGATGGAGTTGGGAGGGATCTAGATACCAGAtactgctttttaaaatagtGATTCTGATCTTTACCACTCTCTGGGGACAATGTGTAAGCAGATATGTTTCATGTCTGAGGAAGATGAGAGTAAAACAAAATCTGAGGTTAAGACTTAGACAGGTAAATACTGATAAGAAATCTAACAGTTAAAACTGCAGATGTTTAAGATGAGTATTGAATAACATGATTTAAAGAAACTGCAATAaagatgtttacatgtgtaGGACAACAAATGGTTGTCCTTTCTACAGGtaggtaaaatatttttttccccttttgttTGGAATAATTATAGTTGTGGATAAGGATATATTTTCatcatacatttaatttaactgTAAATTAGTCAAATAAAGTGTCATATGTGCCATATAAACAATACATGCAATATAATAATACGTTGAAGTTGctccaaaaatatataaaacgtCAGAAGTAAGTAGGTAAGTGCTGCATGTAAGCATTTTTGGTGTAAGATTAGCGGTATAGAATCATAAAAAAGAATGTTAATGGTAATGAATATTTTCTAAAAGAAAGAAGATGTAGAACTATCCCAGCCTTGTTCgctttttttgaaacaaaagttGAAATCTCTCCAAATGTGTCAAAAATATTCACACTTATATTTTCACCAGCAAGATGATACAGAGTTTTTAATATCTGGATCCATATATTTTTTCCAAGGTGTCAACTCAAATTATGCATGAATTTTATATGCAATGGCAGGTTGTGATTTGAATGTCTCCCCAAACTATCAACAGGGTATTTGTTTATAAGCTACTTACCTCTTGCCACTGCTTTATTGTGAAATAGTACTCTTATTGGCTTATCTTGGGGTGTTTGTGAGCAAACATAGCTGTAAAGCTGTTGAATATGATATGTCCACGTTTACAGTCACAGCGATGATACGTCAAAATTTTCACCAAATTAGCTTCCCTTTTTGACAAACATGGCATGCACACAtttgaacatacacacacaacaaacacagacacacagatatattCAGTGTCCCAGAATGTGTGGAATGGTGTCACTGAAGCCGTGTTGAcactcctctgtctctccactGATTTAGAGGGTAACCCTGCCAGCACTTTTCTATcttaaacagacacacagctgtcGGAGTGGGCCGTGGTCCACCGTGCACAGAGATGCCTGCACACCCTCCCTGCTTTATTCAATTGCCCCAGCAGTGGATCTCCATGACAATGGGAATCCCTGGGTCAAATATCTCTCGTTCCCCTGCTGACAGAGCAGCAGGGTGATAAAATGGCAGCCGGTTTGATCTGTTAAATCCTTTGGAAATGACCTTGGAATCCAGTGGATGGAAAGGTTCAAGAGAGTCTTGCTCACACATACTTTGTCCTATGGCGACCTTTTTGTGTGCACgggagaatgtgtgtgtgtcaagggGGTTTAACATTAGTTCAGAGATAACACCGTTGTAAGCAGCTGTCAAGTACTGACAAGTGATGAGCTGAGAGGGTTTGCTCTGGTGAGCTGTCAAAATCCTTTTCTTAGCGCCAGTTCAGCATGCATGAcggtaaaagtaaaaaacacaatgggTGCTCactggaccaaaaaaaaagagaaaaatacccaatttaaattaaatgtttatttgatggaATCAAATACATTGTTTAAAATATGATTGTGTATTTTAGATAAAAGGATGAATTAGACTTTCATAATTATAAGGGAATAGGAGACATAAGCCAATATCTAGTTAACTAGGCTCAGCATAAAGACTTTAGGAAAGGGTTACAGTGATACTGGCTCTGCTCATAGTTTACATAATATATTACATATTTCATATGTAGGCTTATTGTCATGGGACATGTAGTACAAAATTATTATTAGAGgtccaaaaaaatatttttccactGTGCCATGTGAATTAACCTGCTACAAACATGCCACCTATAAGTCTTAGTTTTAACTCAAAAATGAAAGGATGAAGCCATGAGACAACCAGCAATGAGCTTGGAGTTGGTTGCAGTTCATTATTGCATCGACAGAAACTGAAAATCACTTTAGGATATCAGCCTCAGCATAAAGGGTTTGCATACTACTCATTTTTAATACATTACATAACCCCCTACCCTCTTGAGGTGGGTAACTAATCCAAATGACAAACGATAACCAGTTACCATGATTGTATATAAACTGAAGTTTGATATTGCTAAGTTGCAGTTGCACTGGGCTACTCATATGACTAATTCTTGGTTTCGAACAGGGACTTTCAAGGGGGTTTACTGTTAGTCCGGCAGACTCAGTTTAATGACAAGACTCTTGTAAATCAGCCAAGTTCCTGGTAGAATGAATTGTTCAAGAGAACTCTGTTTCTAGTCTTTATGATAATAAAAGCTTAGAAAACCAGCTATGGGCTGTGTCTTCATATATAGTTTCATATAAAAAGTTTGTTGTAAAGTTTGTTGTGTAACTTTTGGATTATCCAGCATGGAgggctaaagaaaaaaaacataatattcCCATATAAGTGCCTCTTAGTGCCAATTAgtccatttattttatttcatttttagttCTAAAATATCTGGCATTAAAAAACATAACAGTTCATGTGTCAGAGAACCAGAAGAAGTATATCAAAAATTACTTGAAATCTGTGCTTTAGGTGTTAAACTCAACCCATCCATACTTCACATTGAACCAATCTGCCAATGTCCTTTGACCTTGACAtaataattgttttaaatgttttttgactGGCAACCAGCATTATGCTTTAAAAACCAAAGAAGGTGGCATACCAACCTTAAAATCAAAATTACATTATTAAAACGTTTGCTAAGCTGTCTGTATTCAGTTCATATCCTCTCACAGTCCCACACCTTCTCCAGaggctgtctgtctctctctggccTCTCTGGAGGGTAGCAGAAACTGATTGGGCTCTTTCTGTTTAGCCATCAGTTCAGATAAATTAGTTTAAGAAGTACatgaaacacagcagcatgaTGGAAACATACTTTGTCTTCATCACTGGCATTCAGCAGGGAGGTCTGAAGTTGATCAGAAGCATCAAGAGTATCTTACTATTACTACTAACTATGAGAAGAAGTGACTTAAACTATGCAAAGCTCCTCTCCACAAAGTGACAAGGCAAATATACAGCATGATGAAATGGGGCATGAACTTGATTCAAACCCACACGCCTTGTTGCTGTTCTTCCTTTCCCCTCTGCATACAGGACCTACCCGGAGACTGACTGATACTGTTACACTTTCCTAAATCCAGCAGAAGACGTGAGTATTGTGTTTGGAACAACTGTAACCCACCCAGTATCTGcaataatgttttataaataacCAGAGTCCCtcctctgctgtgtgtgagagagactcTCTGTATGGTTATGGATAGGTAGCTCGCCTGTGGACCAGAGTGTGGAAAATAACACACtctgttggttggttggttggttggttagttggtgtgtgacatcagtctgtgtgtatgtgaaacATGGGCGGTCCACTGAGGATGGCTACTTTAGGAGAGGACTCTTATTCTGACGGACACAGAGAGCCCGATAACGGCAAGAAGATCAGCTGCTGGTGGATGCTCGTCCTCCTCTTTATTGTGAGATCGCTGCTGAAAAGGAAAGGTAACGGCTCACTTACTGCATCTGATTTTGTGTTAACATTCTAAACATCAGTCATAGTGTTGGGAGAATAATGGAGGCAatcaaaacaatttaaaattcAATGTGTGTGACAGCATCTTCTTTGGGTACCTGAAATAAGTGTAAACATGTGATTAACAACACACTCTTTTCTCTAACttggttttgtgtttgctctgtgggtgtgtgcatcATCTCCTATGAGTGTACAAAGACCCTGACTTTGCTGAGTGAAGGCGACAAAGAACAGAATAACAACCTGCATGAGAAGTGACTGATCCCTCTAATATATGATAACATGATAACATCATATCTTTGATTACTCTTCACCTCTCTGGTCCAGGACACTAGTACAAAAAAGGAGCACCTCCCTCTACTGAAACACTTCTGCATCCACCCTCCTTGTTTTTCGTCTTTCTTCCCCCTGCACGGCGTCTCAGCATTCCCTTGGATTCTTCCCGTCTCTGCACTCACCTGAGATCCCACCATCATGGATCGCTCAGTACAGGAGCTTTTCCTCAACTTTATGATCGTCTTAATCACCGTGATGCTGATGTGGCTGCTGGTGAAAACATACCAGGACTGAACCATTCAACGAGAGGTGATGGAGGGAACCTAGCACGGTTTTATAAGACTTTGTATTGCTACTGATTGATCTGTTTCCAAACATGGGGTTTACATCTCTCAGCTCTTTCAGtacacatttatatttctaGTCCAGAATATTTCAGGATTGCCAAAGCTCTATGTCATTTTTTCTAGATGAGCAGCATGTCATTCTGGGGAGTGAAGCCCTTGGATCTGTATTTGTATTCAGAGATGTTTTTAAACGTGGTCTTGAATTTTGGCAAAAGCCAAACTTGAAGTCAGAGGAGAGATCGAAGGTGAAATAGAAATGCATTGAAAGGGATTTAAGGTCCTGTTTTTTCCTCCAACAGCAATGTCTAGACCTACATATGTACCTCTAAACAGTGACCAGCGCATGCCTCTGTGTCATTCATATAACTGATGGTACATTGATCCAAGCTGTGGTGTCTGTTGTTCTATTTTAAGTGATGAATGTGCAAAATGCAGACTCCGTATTCACTGAAAGAGGACGTCGACACAATTTTTGAAGCTCtatgtttatgttcattttcACTTGCAATTAAACAGTCGTCCATGTAGTCgagtttcttcttctgtgcataaaagaaaacacaaacaactttcaTTTTCACCTCAAAACCCAAATGTTCTGTCTTCTAATGTCTCAAACAAGTAATGGTACGCTTTGCAGCAGCTAGTGAGTGGTCTCTGTGACAGGCAGAAACAGTTGCAAATTTCACTCAAACAAGCGATTATCGAAGATACTTGGGTCATGTATCCTATCAGTCGAGAAGAGGAATTGGGAATGCATGGATACATGACATGCTGAAGCAGAATAAAGACAAGCAATGATCAAGTACATTCATCCTGGTAGTTGCACTATCGTTATTAGCCAATAGCCattatcaggagtttttctaACCATATAATATCTAGAAAGAAATATCAGGATCAAACAATATGGATAAGCCCCACTGAAGTTATTTATCAGAGAACCACATACCACAGGGAAGACTCActaataatgtttatttttagttgCACTTTAAACTGTATGTGTTTATCTTAAATGGAGACTCTTGTGACTTAGAAAGTAAACATAACAAAGTGCTCTTGAGAGTTGATACATTTACAGCTATTGGGTGAATTTTCACTAGGCAGGAAAACAGAGTTACTTAAAGTGTGATTCTATTAAAGTATATTGCTGAATAGGTTTTCCTCCATGGGAGGGACCACTTTTTGATTGACACGCATACAAAGTTAAGGTTCTGCtctaggaataaaaaaataaaatcatttgttTTGGCTTGGCTGCACTTGTGTCGTGATGACCTGTGAGATGTGAAGTGAATTATTGTTAGTCTCTCTGAAGATGCAAGCTCAGCCAGCTGTCTGCCGTGCACACTGGAGACTCAGGGGTGCATTGAAGGTGGGCTATACATGTAACGCACACACTCCGAcgtgctcatgtgtgtgtgtccgctgTGTCACTCCAGGGGTCTCTGTATCTGTTGAAGCTGATGAGCTGACAGTGGAACTCGGTGAGTGCTCGGGGCATCGGAGCCACCTCCTCCCATTGACTCCTGCTGCTGTGGTACACCTGTACaggaaagacaacacaacagagcAACTCAGAACTTTACAACGGTGAGAGAGAAATGCCTCTAACCCTGGTTTAtagaaacatttaacttttaattaTCTGATTATCTTATGTTTGGGAGCAGGGTCACATACATATAGTTCCCTCTTAAATTAGCTATTTAAACCACAGCTTCTCTACTCACATTTATCCATTTACATTCCTGCCTCATCCTCAATTTGCCCATCCATGCTCCTACGGTATGTAAACCATTTTAACTCACTAATGATATAGGATGTGGACAGAAACAGTCGGCCACCATAGCAGGAGGGATTAGTATCTTGTgcaaattgtatttaaaaaaaatgtaactggTGGCATTGGTAGCCTAGTAGCTAGTATGTgggccccatgtatggagactagagtcctccaagcaggcggcccgtgTTCAGATCTagatctatccactgtcctccacTGGTTATATCATCCAGGCCTCTTGAAAGCAAAGAGCCATTTTgccattaaaagaaacacaaacacaatgactCGGAACCACATCTTTacagaaaaatgtcaaagacTGATAGCACATTTCCATGGatataatgttttttcttccaaCCTGAACTTCATCAGTGATCTCATCAGGTGAATAATCTC
Coding sequences within it:
- the LOC109988495 gene encoding sarcolipin, producing the protein MDRSVQELFLNFMIVLITVMLMWLLVKTYQD